In Calditrichota bacterium, the genomic window GCTGGCGGCGTCCACGCCGATGCGTCGCAACATCCTGACCTCGGCGGCCGTCTCGTAACTGGGCCCCTGAAGCCAGCAGAAGACCCCCTGCTGCACCCGGATGCCCAGCTGCAGGGCGACTTGCCGGGCTATTTCCAGGAATTGGCGGTCATACGGCTGCGACATGTCCGGAAAACGAGGGCCGAGCTGCTCCTCCGCTGGCCCCATCAATGGGTTCGCGAAGCCCAAGTTGATGTGGTCCACAATCAGCATCAGGTCACCGGGAGAAAAGGACGGATTGACACCCCCAGAGGCTGTGGTCACCACCAGGGCCTTGGCTCCCAATTCCGCCAGGAGCTGCACCGGGTAACCCACCTGTTGAATGGCATACCCCTCGTAGAAGTGGATACGCCCTTGCATCACCAGGACGCGGACATCGGCCACTTCGCCGTACACCCACCGGCCGGCATGTCCCGGCACCGTGGAGCGCGGATAGTGAGGTATGGCGCTGGTCGGGACGGAGATGCTCTTGCGCACGAGGTCGGCAAAGCTTCCCAATCCAGAGCCAAGGATGACCGCCACCTCGGGTGTGCCTATGCCGGCCTCGCGTAGCACAGCAATGGATTCGTGGAGTTTTTCGCGCAGCCCTCTACTCATGACTTCTCGCCGGCTAGAACAGAAGCCCGGCAATAGTGGCGGTCATCCACGAGGCCAACGCGCCGGCGACCATGGCGCGCAGCCCAACCTTCGCCAACTCGGGCCGTCTGTTCGGCGCCAAGGCGCCAATGCCCCCAATCTGGATGCCGATGGAGGAGAAATTGGCAAAGCCGCACAGCGCGTAGGTT contains:
- a CDS encoding purine-nucleoside phosphorylase; the protein is MSRGLREKLHESIAVLREAGIGTPEVAVILGSGLGSFADLVRKSISVPTSAIPHYPRSTVPGHAGRWVYGEVADVRVLVMQGRIHFYEGYAIQQVGYPVQLLAELGAKALVVTTASGGVNPSFSPGDLMLIVDHINLGFANPLMGPAEEQLGPRFPDMSQPYDRQFLEIARQVALQLGIRVQQGVFCWLQGPSYETAAEVRMLRRIGVDAASMSTVPEVIVARQRGIRVLGISCITNLATGLAAQPLSHDEVTAVAEQVRLRFNQFLSAVVQAIAAELRRAG